A window of Castanea sativa cultivar Marrone di Chiusa Pesio chromosome 1, ASM4071231v1 contains these coding sequences:
- the LOC142608351 gene encoding alcohol acyltransferase 9, producing MLQPSPYSYSLKESDRTISLSPYPTVDLRQTPLFSCLQSSPFLSPCLPIARSLTLSLAQKKKLQNITENMLKSPVELPDCCYANQPILICPSTPTPKHSLYLSNLDDQKFLRFSIKYLYLFKKSVSSDNLKYSLSRVLVDYYPLAGRLRATAEDDQKFEVDCNGEGAVFAEAFMDITAEDFLQLSNKPNRSWRKLLYRVEALTFLDVPPLVVQVTNLRCGGMILCTAINHCLCDGIGTSQFLQAWAHITAKSNLDLPIAPLHSRHVLKPRNPPKTSFTHPGYTRTNPNDNNNTIDMVKFLQSQPLVPTSLTFTASHILHLKRQCVPSLKCTTFEALASHTWRCWVKSLDMSPSLNAKLLFSVSVRKKMNPELPLGYYGNGFVLGCAQTNVKDLVTSNLYHGVKLVQQAKSTLNDEYIRSMIDLLEDKSVKTDLITSLVISQWSKLGLEDLDFGEGKPLHMGSLTSDIYCLFLPVIGDFDAVRVLVSMPEGIVEKFEYFMKEFWDEEDNADANGNGYHGEDI from the exons ATGCTCCAGCCCTCTCCTTATTCTTACTCTTTAAAGGAATCTGATCGTACTATCAGTTTATCACCATATCCAACCGTAGATCTTCGACAGACCCCATTGTTCTCTTGTCTACAAAGCTCTCCATTTCTCTCACCTTGTCTTCCTATCGCTcgctcactcactctctctctcgcccaaaaaaaaaaactgcaaaacATAACAGAAAATATGTTAAAATCTCCTGTAGAACTCCCAGATTGTTGCTATGCAAACCAACCCATCTTAATTTGCCCAAGTACCCCAACTCCAAAGCATTCATTGTATCTCTCTAATCTTGATGACCAAAAGTTCCTTAGGTTCTCCATTAAGTATCTCTACCTTTTCAAGAAATCTGTGAGTTCAGACAACTTGAAATATTCTCTTTCCAGAGTCCTTGTGGATTACTACCCATTAGCTGGGAGGTTGAGAGCCACTGCTGAGGATGATCAGAAGTTTGAAGTTGATTGTAATGGAGAAGGTGCTGTTTTTGCTGAGGCTTTCATGGACATCACTGCTGAAGATTTTCTTCAACTTTCCAACAAACCAAACAGGTCTTGGAGAAAGCTCTTGTATAGGGTGGAAGCTCTCACTTTCTTGGATGTTCCTCCTCTTGTAGTTCAG gtgACGAATCTACGCTGTGGAGGTATGATCCTGTGCACCGCGATCAACCACTGTCTATGCGACGGAATTGGCACATCACAGTTTTTACAAGCATGGGCCCACATCACAGCCAAGTCGAATCTCGATCTACCAATCGCACCGTTGCACAGCCGCCACGTGTTAAAACCTCGAAATCCCCCAAAAACAAGTTTCACTCATCCTGGATACACCAGAACTAACCCCAACGATAACAATAATACTATTGACATGGTCAAGTTCCTTCAATCTCAGCCGCTCGTTCCCACATCCTTAACCTTCACCGCCTCTCATATCCTTCACCTCAAGAGGCAATGTGTACCTTCGCTCAAGTGTACAACCTTTGAAGCTCTCGCATCCCACACGTGGCGTTGCTGGGTCAAATCACTGGACATGTCACCCTCACTCAATGCCAAGCTCCTTTTCTCAGTTAGTGTTCGAAAAAAAATGAATCCAGAATTACCATTAGGGTACTATGGAAATGGGTTTGTGCTAGGTTGTGCCCAAACCAATGTGAAGGACTTGGTCACCTCAAACTTGTACCATGGTGTGAAGCTAGTGCAACAAGCTAAGTCCACACTCAATGATGAGTACATAAGGTCCATGATTGATTTACTGGAGGATAAATCGGTAAAAACGGACTTAATCACAAGTCTGGTTATATCACAATGGTCGAAGTTAGGATTAgaggatttggattttggagaAGGGAAGCCACTCCATATGGGGTCTCTAACAAGTGATATTTACTGCTTATTTTTACCAGTTATTGGTGACTTTGATGCGGTGAGAGTGCTTGTGTCTATGCCAGAGGGCATTGTGGAGAAATTTGAGTATTTCATGAAAGAGTTTTGGGATGAAGAAGATAATGCAGATGCCAATGGCAATGGGTATCATGGAGAAGATATATAA